A window of the Sus scrofa isolate TJ Tabasco breed Duroc unplaced genomic scaffold, Sscrofa11.1 Contig863, whole genome shotgun sequence genome harbors these coding sequences:
- the LOC110255259 gene encoding butyrophilin subfamily 1 member A1-like encodes MLHYILRNEEIEAANVTLDEATAHPALLVSERGRRVTWQETCQDLPRSTQRFNSIPCVLGQLRINSGRAYWEVEVGDMQSWDLGICRDNVTREGYSLCPHRMVSGPLGSMTGTTGPSPPRKLSLPLRERPLKVGIFLDYEAGDVSFYNMTDGSHIFTFPQNTFYGVLRPLFRLWSSDSAP; translated from the exons ATGCTCCATTATATCCTG agGAACGAGGAAATCGAAGCTG CAAATGTGACCCTGGATGAAGCCACTGCCCATCCTGCCCTCCTCGTGTCTGAAAGAGGGAGGCGGGTTACCTGGCAAGAAACTTGTCAAGATCTTCCCAGATCCACACAGAGATTCAACTCCATTCCCTGTGTGCTGGGTCAGCTGCGCATCAACTCAGGGAGGGCCTACTGGGAGGTGGAGGTTGGGGACATGCAATCTTGGGACTTGGGAATTTGTAGAGATAATGTGACCAGGGAGGGGTATTCACTATGTCCCCACAGAATGGTTTCTGGGCCATTAGGCTCTATGACGGGGACTACTGGGCCCTCACCTCCCCGGAAACTTTCTCTTCCTCTAAGAGAAAGACCCCTTAAGGTGGGGATATTCCTGGATTATGAGGCTGGAGATGTATCTTTCTACAACATGACAGATGGATCCCACATTTTCACCTTTCCCCAGAACACATTCTATGGTGTCCTGAGACCACTTTTCAGACTTTGGTCCTCTGACTCGGCTCCCTAA